A window from Cryptomeria japonica chromosome 1, Sugi_1.0, whole genome shotgun sequence encodes these proteins:
- the LOC131032328 gene encoding psbP-like protein 1, chloroplastic isoform X1, with the protein MANLQNPPALHRALSSLTTCQVLMLNQTSGVTYKRCTPPVVRASAQGDAVVLCKQGRTARREFLEVLGILTASAILTDTALAEKTPKGYQAVLDKFDGYTFLYPFGWQEVVVNGQDKTYKDVIEPLESVSVSIVPTSKTDIHELGPPEEVAETLIKKVLSSSTQKTKLVNVKERTAEGRNYYTFEFVAKAPNYTRHALGTVAIGNGKFYTLTTGANERRWGKMEDKLRTIAESLTLFKV; encoded by the exons atggCAAATTTGCAAAATCCACCTGCTCTTCACAGGGCATTGTCTTCTTTAACTACCTGTCAG GTGCTTATGCTCAACCAGACTTCTGGAGTAACATATAAGAGATGCACTCCACCAGTTGTAAGGGCCTCTGCGCAGGGAGATGCTGTTGTTCTTTGCAAACAAG GTAGGACTGCACGAAGAGAATTCTTGGAAGTATTAGGGATACTCACAGCGAGTGCAATTTTGACAGATACTGCCTTGGCTGAAA AAACGCCAAAAGGCTACCAGGCAGTCTTGGATAAATTTGATGGATATACCTTCCTATACCCTTTTGGGTGGCAG GAAGTTGTGGTTAATGGCCAGGATAAGACGTACAAAGATGTGATTGAACCCTTAGAAAGTGTCAGTGTCAGTATTGTACCAACAAGCAAAACAGATATTCATGAACTTGGACCACCAGAGGAG GTTGCTGAGACATTAATCAAAAAGGTTTTGTCTTCTTCAACTCAGAAAACAAAATTAGTAAATGTGAAAGAG CGCACAGCTGAGGGCAGGAACTACTACACATTCGAGTTTGTTGCCAAGGCTCCCAACTACACACGGCATGCCCTTGGAACTGTGGCTATTGGGAATG GCAAATTTTACACACTCACAACTGGGGCAAATGAACGGCGTTGGGGTAAAATGGAAGACAAACTACGGACAATTGCAGAGTCACTCACATTATTCAAAGTGTAA
- the LOC131032328 gene encoding psbP-like protein 1, chloroplastic isoform X2, producing MLMPALNAAQSVQVLMLNQTSGVTYKRCTPPVVRASAQGDAVVLCKQGRTARREFLEVLGILTASAILTDTALAEKTPKGYQAVLDKFDGYTFLYPFGWQEVVVNGQDKTYKDVIEPLESVSVSIVPTSKTDIHELGPPEEVAETLIKKVLSSSTQKTKLVNVKERTAEGRNYYTFEFVAKAPNYTRHALGTVAIGNGKFYTLTTGANERRWGKMEDKLRTIAESLTLFKV from the exons ATGTTGATGCCTGCTCTGAATGCTGCCCAATCTGTTCAGGTGCTTATGCTCAACCAGACTTCTGGAGTAACATATAAGAGATGCACTCCACCAGTTGTAAGGGCCTCTGCGCAGGGAGATGCTGTTGTTCTTTGCAAACAAG GTAGGACTGCACGAAGAGAATTCTTGGAAGTATTAGGGATACTCACAGCGAGTGCAATTTTGACAGATACTGCCTTGGCTGAAA AAACGCCAAAAGGCTACCAGGCAGTCTTGGATAAATTTGATGGATATACCTTCCTATACCCTTTTGGGTGGCAG GAAGTTGTGGTTAATGGCCAGGATAAGACGTACAAAGATGTGATTGAACCCTTAGAAAGTGTCAGTGTCAGTATTGTACCAACAAGCAAAACAGATATTCATGAACTTGGACCACCAGAGGAG GTTGCTGAGACATTAATCAAAAAGGTTTTGTCTTCTTCAACTCAGAAAACAAAATTAGTAAATGTGAAAGAG CGCACAGCTGAGGGCAGGAACTACTACACATTCGAGTTTGTTGCCAAGGCTCCCAACTACACACGGCATGCCCTTGGAACTGTGGCTATTGGGAATG GCAAATTTTACACACTCACAACTGGGGCAAATGAACGGCGTTGGGGTAAAATGGAAGACAAACTACGGACAATTGCAGAGTCACTCACATTATTCAAAGTGTAA